GCATTGGATGATTACAGAGCTTCAAGAAAAGTGTCTGCGCTGCCAACAGATTATACAGATGAAGCAGGTCTGCTTTTGTGTAATATACAGGAATCTATTAATGAAGCGGAGAATTTTATAAACGAAAAACAGGATTTAGTTTATATGCTTTCACACGATTTAAAAAATTTTGCAGGAAATCCGCAAGGTTTAGCTAAGCTTATTATAAGTGAAGAACCATCAGAATCTGTCAAAAATATGGCCGAGCTAATTTGCGAATCGACTGAACTGCAATTTAGATACATCGAAAATTTTATAAAATTGCTAAAAGAACAGGACGATGTGGTAAAAGTAAGCCAAGAAGTTAAGGCGGTTTTATTTTCAAATATTGTTCCTTTCATTAACGAACAAGTTGAACAACGTTTGTTGGATAAAAATATAAAAATGGATTTGGTTTTAGAATGTAATACAGCGAAACTGAAAATAGATGAAGGACTTTTGGTTCAAGTATTGGTAAATCTAATAAGCAACGCAGTTAAGTTTTCTTATTTTGATAGTGAAATTAAAGTCAGAATCTTTTCTGCAGATTCAAAATTGATTATAACGGTAAAAGATTATGGAATGGGCTTTGATCGAAATCAGATTGAAGAATTATTTAAAAAATTCACCAAATTGAGCCGTCTAGGAACCGCAAACGAAGGTTCTACAGGAATCGGATTGTACTTATGCAAAAAAATCATAGAAAGAAATAAAGGTCGATTGACTGCTTCTAGCGAAGGAAAAAATAAAGGTGCAGAATTTAAGATAGAATTTGACTTATAGATTCTGAAAAAAAATAAGGCTGTAAGATTTTATTCTTTACAGCCTTTTATTTTAATATTAAAGACTTACCAAAGCTGGTGAACAGAGGGTTTGATAAGGTCGATGTAGATTTTATTCATTGCTGAAATCTGCTCTGAAGTTAATTTTGGAGTGTCATAAACTGATAAATTAGACAAAACATGTTCTGTTTTGGATGCTCCAGGAATAATACAGCTTACTTCATTAAAACTCAAAATCCATTGTAAAGCAATTGCAGCTAGATTTTTTGATTCTGGAAACAAAACTTTTAATTCTTCAACAGCTTTTAATCCTAATTCGTAATCAATTCCAGAAAAAGTTTCGCCTTTATCAAACGCTTCTCCGTTACGATTAAAGTTTCGGTGATCCTGAGGGTCAAAAGTTGTTTTTGCATCAAATTTACCTGTTAAAAGTCCACTTGCTAATGGAACTCGGGCAATAATTCCGATATCTTTCTTTTTAGCTTCCTCGAAAAACAATTCAGAAGGTCGCTGACGAAACAAATTGAAAATAATCTGCACCGTTGTTACGTTTGAGTATTCAATGGCTTTTAAAGCTTCTTCGACTTTTTCAACGCTTACGCCCAAATTAAGAATTTTCCCTTGTTCTTTTAGTCTATCAAAAAGTTCAAATATTTCTGGACGATAATAAACTTCAGTCGGTGGACAATGCAGCTGAATTAAGTCAAGCGTTTCTAATCCGGTTCTTTTTAAACTGTCTTCAACAAATTTCTGAAGCACTTTTGGAGTATATCCTTCATTAACATGCGGATTAATCTGGCGCCCGCATTTAGTGGCAACAAAAATACGTTCAGAACGAGAACGAACCACTCTTCCAACGGCAGTCTCGCTTAATCCATTTTCGTAAACGTCGGCAGTATCAATAAAGTTTACGCCATTATCAATAGCAGTATTTAAAAGTTCATCGGCAGTTTTGTCATCAAAACCCGATCCCCATTTTCCGCCAACTTGCCAAGTGCCAAGTGAAATTTCAGATATATTAAAGTTTGTTTTTCCTAGTTTTCTGTAGTTCATTTCTTTTTAAGATTCTAAGGTTCTGAGTTTCTAATATGCTAAGTTTTTTAAGTTTCTGAGATTCTAAGTTTCTAAGATTTTGAGATACAATGTTTTTTAGTTATCCAAAACTTAGAAACTTAGAATCTTAGAACCTTAGCAGCTTAGTATCTTTTTAGTCAAATAAATCCGAAGACAAATAACGATCGCCTCGATCGCAGATAACGGCTACGATAACTCCAGATTCTAATTGTTCTGCAATTTTTAAGGCAACTGCAACAGAACCTCCGCTGCTCATACCTGCAAAAACACCTTCTTCTAGAGCTAATCTTTTGGTCATGGCTCTTGCTTCTTCTTCGCTCACATCTACAACGGTATCAACTTTAGAAGCATCAAATATTTTAGGAAGATATTCTTGTGGCCATTTACGGATTCCAGGAATCTGAGAACCATCGCTTGGCTGTGCACCAACAATCTGAACGTTTGGATTTTTTTCTTTCAAATAAGTAGAAGTACCAATAATAGTTCCTGTTGTTCCCATTGCTGAAACGAAATGCGTTACTGTTCCGTCAGTATCATTCCAAATTTCAGGCCCTGTTGTTTTGTAATGCGCTTTCCAGTTATCATCATTAGCAAACTGGTTAAGCATTAAATAGCCACCTTGCGCTACTTTTTTATCTGCATAATCTCTAGATCCAATAATTCCTTCGCTTGCAG
The Flavobacterium humidisoli DNA segment above includes these coding regions:
- a CDS encoding aldo/keto reductase, which encodes MNYRKLGKTNFNISEISLGTWQVGGKWGSGFDDKTADELLNTAIDNGVNFIDTADVYENGLSETAVGRVVRSRSERIFVATKCGRQINPHVNEGYTPKVLQKFVEDSLKRTGLETLDLIQLHCPPTEVYYRPEIFELFDRLKEQGKILNLGVSVEKVEEALKAIEYSNVTTVQIIFNLFRQRPSELFFEEAKKKDIGIIARVPLASGLLTGKFDAKTTFDPQDHRNFNRNGEAFDKGETFSGIDYELGLKAVEELKVLFPESKNLAAIALQWILSFNEVSCIIPGASKTEHVLSNLSVYDTPKLTSEQISAMNKIYIDLIKPSVHQLW
- the cysM gene encoding cysteine synthase CysM, with translation MNSYKLLNLIGNTPLMETVNLVKNKNVKLLLKLEGNNPGGSVKDRAAYNMIAAALERGDIKKGDKLIEATSGNTGIALAMIAQLFGIEIELVLPEDSTKERTQTMRAYGATVILTPASEGIIGSRDYADKKVAQGGYLMLNQFANDDNWKAHYKTTGPEIWNDTDGTVTHFVSAMGTTGTIIGTSTYLKEKNPNVQIVGAQPSDGSQIPGIRKWPQEYLPKIFDASKVDTVVDVSEEEARAMTKRLALEEGVFAGMSSGGSVAVALKIAEQLESGVIVAVICDRGDRYLSSDLFD
- a CDS encoding sensor histidine kinase; translated protein: MTLLATAITLLVLNKLIKPIATASKALDDYRASRKVSALPTDYTDEAGLLLCNIQESINEAENFINEKQDLVYMLSHDLKNFAGNPQGLAKLIISEEPSESVKNMAELICESTELQFRYIENFIKLLKEQDDVVKVSQEVKAVLFSNIVPFINEQVEQRLLDKNIKMDLVLECNTAKLKIDEGLLVQVLVNLISNAVKFSYFDSEIKVRIFSADSKLIITVKDYGMGFDRNQIEELFKKFTKLSRLGTANEGSTGIGLYLCKKIIERNKGRLTASSEGKNKGAEFKIEFDL